The following are from one region of the Nicotiana tabacum cultivar K326 chromosome 3, ASM71507v2, whole genome shotgun sequence genome:
- the LOC107821508 gene encoding phosphatase IMPL1, chloroplastic-like, with the protein MGRCLLSSTVSTFLPCNLPKLAFPKSFSANSAFSHHGFCSTGAKTGGAFCTKAALSNVYSKIGADSTGSIPSNELLQVVEAAAKTGAQVVMDAVNKPRNVTYKGLTDLVTDTDKSSEVAILEVVRKNFPDHLILGEEGGIIGDSSSDYLWCIDPLDGTTNFAHGYPSFAVSVGVLFRGKPAAATVVEFVGGPMCWNTRIFSAAAGKGAFANGEKIHVSGTDKVEQSLLVTGFGYEHDDPWATNMELFKDFTDVSRGVRRLGAAAVDMCHVALGIAEAYWEYRLKPWDMAAGVLIVEEAGGKVSCMDGGKFSVFDRSVLVSNGLLHAKLLEKIGPATENLKGKGIDFSVWFKPENYHTEV; encoded by the exons ATGGGAAGATGTCTTCTTTCATCCACAGTTTCAACTTTTCTTCCTTGTAATCTCCCTAAACTGGCATTCCCCAAGAGTTTTAGCGCAAATTCAGCGTTTTCTCATCACGGGTTTTGTTCGACTGGAGCCAAAACCGGTGGAGCATTTTGCACAAAGGCTGCTTTATCGAATGTGTACTCAAAGATTGGAGCCGACTCAACTGGAAGTATCCCCTCTAATGAGCTACTCCAAGTAGTTGAAGCTGCTGCCAAGACTGGTGCTCAG GTTGTAATGGATGCTGTGAATAAGCCTCGGAATGTTACCTATAAAGGGCTCACTGACCTTGTGACCGA CACAGATAAAAGTAGTGAAGTTGCTATCCTTGAAGTAGTGAGGAAGAATTTTCCGGATCATCTAATTCTTGGGGAGGAAGGAGGAATTATTGGGGATTCATCATCGGATTATCTTTGGTGCATTGATCCTTTAG ATGGAACAACAAACTTTGCGCATGGCTATCCTAGCTTTGCGGTCTCTGTGGGTGTTCTTTTTAGAGGGAAGCCAGCTGCAGCTACTGTG GTTGAGTTTGTTGGTGGCCCTATGTGTTGGAATACTCGCATATTTTCTGCAGCTGCAG GCAAAGGAGCCTTTGCTAATGGTGAAAAGATTCATGTCAGTGGAACTGACAAG GTGGAACAATCTCTTCTGGTGACTGGATTTGGATATGAGCATGATGATCCATGGGCAACCAATATGGAATTGTTCAAGGACTTTACTGATGTTAGCCGG GGTGTTAGAAGGCTTGGTGCTGCTGCAGTGGACATGTGTCATGTTGCTTTGGGGATTGCTGAAGCATATTGGGAATATCGCTTAAAGCCATGGGACATGGCTGCAGGAGTTCTG ATAGTTGAAGAGGCTGGAGGGAAAGTTTCATGTATGGATGGTGGAAAGTTTTCAGTATTTGATAGATCTGTCTTGGTATCCAATGGTTTGCTCCATGCAAAG CTCCTTGAGAAAATTGGTCCAGCAACAGAGAATTTGAAGGGAAAAGGGATTGATTTCTCAGTGTGGTTCAAGccagaaaattatcatacagaAGTTTGA
- the LOC107821511 gene encoding lectin-like, translating into MGSGWSQDQDLQQNQELRNTSPQSHHNDAAVVNEEPRKIMPQSGKSIETNKTMETTRVVGFPHNYEEILKEADSSIDRSSMDKLYDQLYAGVFLNQKHKKYWVDKKSKGNCFMLYARDLLITWAENNRFWHWPLVQDSSDVLLPAAELLDVCWLEIHGRFNTVRLSPGFMYEVVFIVMLKDPAYGWENPVNLRLILPDGSRQGHKENMVEKPRGKWIEIPVGEFMTSADQKNGEIEFSLYEYEGGIWKRGLVIKGAVLRPKA; encoded by the exons ATGGGGTCAGGGTGGTCACAAGATCAGGATTTACAACAAAATCAAGAACTAAGAAACACTTCACCTCAAAGCCACCATAATGATGCCGCCGTAGTCAATGAAGAACCAAGAAAGATTATGCCACAGAGCGGCAAGAGTATTGAGACTAACAAGACAATGGAAACCACCAGAGTAGTTGGATTTCCACATAATTACGAAGAAATCCTAAAAGAGGCAGATTCTTCTATTGACAGATCCTCCATGGACAAACTGTATGACCAGCTATATGCTGGAGTATTCTTGAACCAAAAGCACAAG AAATACTGGGTTGATAAGAAGTCAAAGGGAAACTGTTTCATGCTGTATGCAAGAGACCTCTTAATCACTTGGGCAGAAAACAACCGTTTCTGGCACTGGCCCTTGGTACAGGACTCGAG TGATGTGCTTCTTCCAGCAGCAGAATTACTAGATGTTTGCTGGCTAGAAATCCATGGAAGATTCAATACAGTTAGGCTATCTCCAGGATTCATGTATGAGGTTGTGTTTATTGTCATGTTAAAGGATCCTGCTTATGGATGGGAAAATCCAGTGAATCTTCGACTCATTCTCCCAGATGGTAGCAGGCAGGGACATAAGGAGAATATGGTGGAAAAACCACGAGGAAAATGGATAGAAATCCCAGTAGGAGAGTTCATGACATCAGCAGATCAGAAGAATGGAGAGATAGAGTTCTCTTTATATGAATATGAAGGTGGGATTTGGAAGAGGGGGCTAGTCATCAAAGGTGCTGTCCTTCGCCCAAAAGCCTGA